GGGTTTTAACTAAGATGCCTTAACTTGATAAACCAATAATTTAGTTGTAGTATCTAAATAGGCCCCTTTTTATATTcctattttccattttgtacTGATTAAATATGTCAACAGTATATCACCAATATTTCTTCACATCACTCCACAAATAACTTGAAAAAGTTattgcaaaaaaagaaaaacataaaagtaAAACAAGACTGAATTTGAATTCAAAAAAGATGAATGGGGAATGTGGGGTTTCTTTACTGAGACAATCAACCACTACTTCAAACCACAAAATGTAATGGACATAATCAATTCAATCccaaaataaagtaaaataagtTTTGTTACAAAACTTAGATTGTGTTTGGCTTTaacttgaaaatataaaataagttaatgttgaaaaaattgaaatgtttaaaaatatattttgaaattctcttACCATTTATCCAAAAGTGTTatacaaaaatattttcattttttttaatcattataCTTGTGAGAAAAGAGATGAACACGAGCCATAAAGTAAGTTCAAATTGGATGCTAACAAACAAATATCCAGATTGTCACACCTTGATTAGTGGGATTTtatgcaataaaaaaaatctcatttatgCCATTTTAAGGtatttgagaatgtttttaaaatttttactattcaactaaaatttaaaaggtCAATATTGACTCGattgttataaaaagaaaaatgtagaTATTGATAAAAATGTTGACTCAATATAAAAATGTGTTCAGAATTTGTTGatgtcaacaaaaaaaaaaatctagaaaaattataaaaaaataactatttagattaataaataaatatatgtatacttttttattttttagttcaaatatctattatttatattatatttaaattagcGATATTTTTGtggttgatttttatattttaaggatttaaaaaaatataatgaatatgacaagtaaaaattttaatagaattatagacctgtagataaaattttaatattttgtattctcctaaaaattttaaaatactaaaagTTTGTGTCGGTACACCTATCAAAGGGGTAATAACTCTACCAAAGGTGACCCTATTACTTGAATAGCTTCCAATACACATGTTACAATTTTGATTGGTTATTAGGCGGCCAAGTCAATTCACGAGGTTTTTAAAATCCACTAGTAAGATACGCGAAATATGTGCAGGATCATCATTAAGACCATCATACTTGTCGACCATCTATGAACTGATCGGATTAACCAACCAAAGTTAGCTTCCGTCATTATATATTGAATAGAAGCAAAAGCCTCAGTAACGGTCAGACGATAGTAAAAAGTCATAGCGCTCCTCAAACGGATTCCTCCTTTTACTCCTCAGCGTACAAGGTATTAGCAGTCGTTTCCAACTGTTGTTCCCCTCCCAAGGGCAGGTTCTTACACGTTACCCACCCGTTCACCACTAAAAATACCACTTGATGTGTTAAGCATGCCACTAGCATTCATCCTAAGCTAGGATCAAACTCTCCATGAGATTCATAATtactttgacaaccactcacaatagttttgaaatgtattttcaatcatttttgttgaaagtatttaaataataataaatttttttaaaaaatatttttttataagtaAATCCAAACGGACCCTTAATCTCTATAATTGATAAAATCTTCCTAAATAATTCTATTCGTAGGGATTATTTAGGAATGTTTAACGAAAATCTTAACCTCCTCTCCATCAAACGACCAAGTCTAcaatttaaatgttttctttgaaagaattttaaagactaaaaatcaaaactaaaggGCATtgcatttcaattttaaaatacacGTACCCAATTTAAATTCCATGgtgaataataaaataatagaatagCATTTTCCCCTCTTTCTTTCCCGAGGCTTTTGACACATAAAACGACAACGTTTCTTGAACGTACCGCTCGAAGAGGACTAATCGCCGATCCATCTAGGGCTTGAGGCTGGCACAGTTGGCGAGACCGGCAACTGTGGAAACCCTAATTGACCTGTCGATGCTGGAAACATCATCAGATTTGGGGAAGACAACACATTGTGCGACGACGACCTTGGCGAGTTCAAGCGTCCGAATCCCAGTGGCGATGATGGCGCTACCTGAAACTGCTGATGTGCCTGTAACATTGCAGACGATGGCGGGAGAGCCATCGAACCTTGCTGCTGTGAGGTGAAATTGTTCCAGCAGGACGATGCCAGAGGGCCGAGTGGTGAGAATCCTTGCGGCGGCGGTAGATTTGCATCGGCTGTGGTAATTGAATTTTGGATGTATCGCATGTAGGCGGAGACAGGGGATTCAGCCGCCGCATGGACGGCTGGAAGTGGAGGCAACGGCGATAGAGGCGCCATGGGCAGTCCGGTGAGGCCGAAATTCAGGGGGGTTGGGGGGTGGAAACCGTTTGGTAACCGTTGTGGAGGGGGCATGTTGGTGTTTAGAGGAGGGGGGCGGATTCGTTGCAGGCGAGAGTTTTGGGGTTTAGGAGGCTGAATAGGCGGAGGATTTGAGAACCGTTCGTGCGCCGGTGAGCCTGTAAGCTTTTGAACTACATCTCTGAAATCATTCTTGTTAATGTTATACACCGGGGGCTGGTGCTGTTGCGGCTGCGCCTGTAGATTCTGTTGCTGCTGCGGTTGAACTGGAGGGGTTTCCGATTGAAGTCGATTTTGGGGATTTTGGTTGAAGCTTGGATGATTTTGATTCAAAGGAGCATCAAAACAGGGCTTTCTCAGCTGGGATTGGGAAGTAGCCTTGGAGATCTTATGGCTTATTTTGCTGAGATTGAGACTATTATGGTCTCTTCCTGTGGCACTGCTACTGGTACTGGTTGATTCTACAGATGTTTGACAGTTTTTATCCATAATGTATATTCTAATACCAACAAATCACAGACCTTACTCTGATTTTTGTTCTCTAATCTATACACAAACAGATGGATCAGGAACAGGGCTCGCAGCAGACAGCTCTAGGAGTGGTGGGGATGGTGGCCGTGGCCTATGCCTCTTTCTTCTTGCAGCTACAGTCGGTAAGTAGGGACACAAACCCTTTGTGCTGCTCACTATATATGTATCATTTCAAGCTTGAAATTTTCTGAACATGATTGAATGAAAGAGCAGTGATATTTGACATGATCGAAACCCTTCATTAATTAGAAACAATGGAAACTTTGCCAATCTTCTTtcttttgaaactattttgacTGGTTTTTTTTATTCACTAAAGATGATTTTctacctcttttttttttttttttttttttcgttcttTGAAACTGGGATGATTTTCTACTTTATTGATAGGCATTGCTGCATTGTTGGTATCTTATATAGTATTTATGGTTTGCTGAACTTAAAACTCTTGTGTCTTAATGAAAAGGTGTGAAAGCAAAAGAAGTAACCTTGTCTGTTGTCCTCATTGTATCTGTCTCTCTCTTCTGattactctattttttttttgtctttcagTATAATTACAAAAGGGAAGGGGACATGACACCCGCAAAAGAAGGTAAGCAGctgtttcttcttttcatttacTACTAAACTTTTAATCCAATGGTACTGTTGCTAATTTCGTAATTAAATGCATGACATGGGAAAGGTAATCCCACTCGCTAATTGGTTCTCTGATTTCTCTGTTGTGTGCATGGAAACCAAATTGAAAATCACTGATGCTGGTCAAAGGTCAAGAATCATACAGTGTTCTTTATGTGGGTTAGGAAGTGTGAGACAAAGTCTGTACAAATCATCATCATGTTCTTTTACATTGGACCCATTAGCGGTACAAGATTCTGTAGGTGAAACgttttgtctttttcttttaatcatttaatgTGGATTATAAACTCTTTTGTTTACATGATTTTGCAATTATATGTTGTGGAAGATATATTGGGGACAATTTTATGTATTAGACTCCATTTGATTTGATGATGATTTTTGGTTCTAAGTGATATCTTTGTTAGTTAGGGTGTGTTTGTAGTGCTAAAAAAAGAAGGCGAAGTTGTGAAAAAATGAACGTGAATTTTGTCatttgcttaaaaaaaaaaataccttttatcGTTAAAACCATCGCAATGTTACCTTACAATGTTACCTTTAATCTTTCATAGGTGTTTGAAAACTTCAAAATCTTTAgatattcaaatataaattggaaCTTGGAAATAGTGTGTCATCAATGACTCAAAACGAAAATATAGATGGTAAGTGTTTTAAGTCAGTGCCACATTGTtgcaaatttcaaattttgttcaaCATTCTAAAGGATTTTCTACTCTAAGCGTTACTTTTGAAATCTttataaaaattgttaaaaataatattgcaacttttgaaaacaatTAAGATGTATCGAAACAAAATGCAAAGTTCAAAGTcatttttaagttaaaatattgttttagttTGTGtactttgaagtttgttcaattttagttcttgtacttttaataaattttaaatttagttcctcaaaattatattttatcaaaattggttaaataataataataaattttagcaaaatacaATATGTGATTATGCTTCCAAAAATTATAGTGAAAATGTTAACAGATAataaaaagatttttaaaaaatcaacgaTGAACTAGTAGAGGCTAATTTTAAGGTATGTTGGAAAGTACATGGACTAAAATTGGATATTTGAATGTATACAAACTAGAATTGAACAAGTCTTAAAGTatagaaaaaaatgatattaatcTAGTTTCTATAATTTAGAGGACGTTTGAGATCTTGAGTATAGTTGATGGTTATTATAACatgtgggttataatagtatgttgATTCTGATTGTTTATACATTGTAACCAGAGATATTTGAAATGGTAATACGGTAGTTAATTGTAGGTCGTGGACTATAATAGTTTGTTAAGTTGGTGGTTCAAACACCCTCTTAGTAAAAGTAAAACAATTTTAACttctattatataatataaatttaggttaaaatactattttaatttgcgtattttgaagtttgttcatttttagtGTATGTGAGTTAAATTTGAAAGGCTGCAGATGTTAGCAGATAAAGATGATGGACCCTATTTGAAAGTAGTGAAGATTCATTGGGAATCTGTACAATGTGATGCATTAAAAACATACAATCTATACATATTCgttcaaaattgaaaagaattgGACTGGCAACATTGTTGAAAGTTCAAGTGAAAAATATGGTATGTTAGGTCCACAGAACAATGCAATGATTATCAATGATAACAAAATCTATGACAGTACAGGAAAAAGTGTAATGCTAATGGTTTGGTTCGTTAATTTTTGTTACATAAATCGAATTAACATTATAACccataaaaaaatgtaaaatgttGGTATCAATAGATGTTTCAGGAAAAGTTATAAAGccatcaaattttagaaaaatatttaaattaataaataaacaattttattatttttaaataagttaaatgtctattatttattaataaaaaaaatatttttttttaaattcttaaattttagttATAGGTGTGCTAAGATGAACCGTTTTGGTccctgaatttttaaaaataggttttaAATACCTTTACACAATTTAGAggtattttttcttaaaaaatattttaaatgctCACGtatcattttaaactttttaaaaaatgtttctcAAAATGCATCATACCGATAGAGATAGTTGTTCTAACTTCTATACCCATAATCACTTTCTTTCTTAACCAATGTGGTTTTTTTGCATTCTTAACTATCCACACCTTGAACAAACTACTACCTTGAGTCTTTTTTCCTTTGTTTACTTTCGATTGCTTATGAGCTATGAAACACAGATatttcatgtgaggcaaagaatcagtattCGATACATATTtgataccgatacttccagatacttcacagatacgtatctgacacgcgatttgatgtatctatattttcatatacttttcagatacgtatctgacatgcgatttgacgtatctatttttaTACATACtttgtttaaagaaaaaaaggcaAGTAACTCATATAATATTTCCTAATCTAAAATCAggcaacttatttaaaaatctCATTActtgagtccaaaactaaaagaaaaataaataaataacggaccaaaccatagactagaatcatttaatctccattttcacatttgagtccccacaaaatccactaaaatataaatcatttagaCGTCTTCAACAATAAAttattcgtttatcttcatacttctctctctaatattttgttcttcttctttgcaatatgtattttattaactattgtacttcaacatcttagatgttacttttttgtattgtatttcagtgtttgtattctattttgtgctattgttattaacttgtatactaaatttatttatatcctagatttttttaaagaaaaaaaatgtatcttcaatatcctcgtttttttaaaatatatatattaaaaaaatatataaaaaagtgacgtatccttagacgtatccgtatcttagtttttttagaaattgacgaatcgacGTATCGGATCGTATATCTATATATGTGCTTCATAGCTTACGAGAGCTTGCTCTTATCAAAGCCTAGTTGCAAAGCCAGGTAAAGCAcaactataaatcattttttatgGAATACACTTATTGTTGACCATCTGTCACACCCTTAATCTCCCCTCTTCGAATAAATATCTACTTCTCCACAAATGAGCTTGATAGAGTTATCTTGTTGACTCTAATTTCCTCTACCTTTCtctgatattgtccactttagACAAAAACTTTTATGACTTTGCTTTTGGTTTCATACGAAAGGCATCATGTAAATTGTGATAGTTATCTATATTTATATATCCATGATCACTTCTTCCCTAATTAATGTGAAACTTTGTTTACACTCTAATTCGCCATCGATTCAACACCTTCCAAACCAAACAACTCCATTTTCCTCACTCACTAATGGTGATGCCGCATTCCTCAaagtatgtgatgttatgtttTTGTTTGGAATTTGGTGAAGAGAGTTGTAAATGGCTCCTTTATCACCTTCCAATTTTCCCATCATTTGTAAATGGTGGGTTGTGTGGATTTGATGCTTCAACTCACTCTTTCAAGCATTATTAAGAAGGAAGAAtgggagaggaagaagaaaaaagagggtggagagaggagagagatgcgagagggaaaaaaaatgatttttttgttttgttttgttttcttggTTTAAAATGACatgtcaaaattaaaatattttttttaaaaaaatacctcTAAATTGTTTAGGAACTTTTAAATCTACTAAAATGCAAGTGAAATTTATAGTTCTATTTTagttttcagaaaaaaaaaatgtttaaagagTTTCTAATATTGAGAGAGTCTTTTTTATAGTTTGACTTGAATAATTGTAACACACCCATTCACGAAATAATACATTACTtcattatttaaccaatttgaTTCAGATAGTTGTAATGTTGCAAAGGATGTAATTATTGTTTGATTAAACATATCTCCACAATTAGATTGTGACGTTTCATATGTATGGTCTAGATCATACACCCACTACGAAAAGATATATAGGGATAAATGATGGTCCCTTGATCGTTCAAACGTATTTTTGTGCATGCGTCTTCCCTCGAGAAGCGTGCAAGGATTAGAAAAGGGAAAGATTTGGAATTTAATTCATTTCTTCTTAGACCCCCTcaattttcttctccttcaacaaCCAGCGCCGCCATCAGTCATCGATCAGACGCCGCCTCTCTGTCGCAAACCGCTGCCATCTGCAGGTGCATTGTTGGCCATTTGCTCCAGATCTCGCCGCTCCAACCGCCGTCAATAACACAAAGAGAACTCaataaatatgaattaaatgCTCTCTTTCTATTATTCTGTCCAGCAGTAAAGAAATTAAAGGGAATTGATAGAGCTACTGCTAACAAACTTCCCTATAAAAATCTAAACAAAATTCAgcagaaattaaattaaagtagTTACACTGAAGATAGACTAAGTAACCTAAAGAACAGGaacaaacaaaaaacagaaTCTAAAAATAGTAGCTGACAACATAATGCGCTAATTTGTAATACCCTCCCTTAGTACATGATTGCGATCCATGACTCCAAGAGCAAGTTACACTGAAGATGGACTAAGTAACCTAAAGAATAGGAACAAATAAAAACAGAATCTAAAAATAGTAGATGATAGCATAATGTGctaatttataatactccccctctGTACATGATTGCAATCCATGACACCAAGAATATTTAGGAActtttattcaagagaaccattgaacagaagcaagatcgttccaaaaaccattgtgaaagaataaaacaTCTACAAACATACAACTACAGTTAtgcatcatcgagtaaattacaacatgcttttcaatTAAAAACAAAGGAAATCGAATATCATAGCTTTGAAggactcttcttcaagtatttcCTAGATCTACACCAGTCATGCGTCCCAACAAACTAGATCACGAGCACGAATGTAATGAACATCCAGTGATTTCACGAACTGTGAGATCTTCGAACCCAATCTAgtaatactcgatcctcgactcTCGAACAACACCACTAGATACTATCACTCGgttgccttggtattcttgtgagaatccaggaggtatggactctgtgtgaatttggtagagggaaggaggaagtatacgattgagttaaacgatcgagtaagtgggagaattagAAGGTATACCGTATAGATAgggtactcgatcgtctagtaaatgaGAGGTAGTCATCTAGTAAACTCGCTCGTCGTCCACTCTCTCAAAGGGCTATCATATAGCTCTTTCTTTCTCTCGATCGAATGTTATGCgataatgaaaaatgaaaacaattttcacttttattcttcagttattaaaaatgaaagaaactacCCACTCTTATAGTTAAAGGAGAGAATAACCAAccaaacaattatcttataattgtttttattataaataaatataataactaatttatcatattatatttataacctatagttttaatatcacatcatatgtaatatttaaaccatagctcattttctcctttatttaatataaatcatatttatattaattcctccaattaatgtatctaatacatcaaatcaattatatgcacatataattgaatcaatttaattatatcatatataatcaaattccctcttgttaatttgaacatttaaaaaaactaacccaaaaactgattctcaacttgaatctataaGCTaccaggggaccttatgaacctgtagcttgaagctccaatagtacgtgaataactgactaaactcttcaataacgatatccaccatccgattaactgtcgggcactccactaaagatcaatagTTGCCTCTTTTCTCACTacagttatatttatgtatccattgaAAATAACCATTCAACAGTATGATGAGCTTTCAATAAAATCACtccgtaagtacaactaggccctatttaccattttgtccatagtagttacatctgactccttaaatatcactgaaatcctctaatgaacaatacttcatagtcctactatgagtaaaaaacacttctcaggccatgagaaggtgtggcgaCACATTGTTCAAggcccggaattagcccttaagggagcaatctatctacttaaccctgctcttcggggaaagagtgaaattcccgtcttgtgtagctgagttcccagctccccacaaCACCaattattgtcacaatagagggtgatggggctagatatatctggaacaacttccagctctGTCAAAGAATTTCTGAGGccagacggcctccttagcagttTCACAAGCCGCTTTACGGTACTCGGCCTCCAATcttggagtcggcgatgcacccctgttAGTGCTCGGCCACACTACgactcctctgttaagagtaaaaactgatcTGAAGTAGACCTTCCAAGAGTCTtttatcaatctgaaagtcagaattccGTGTATTCCagaaggatcaaatccctagacccaTAACACGACATGTAGTCCTCGTTCtcccgaagatacttgaggatgttcttaattgTGGTCCAGTGACTCTAGCCTGGGTTAGATTGATCCTACTAACTTATTCCTACAGCATAGTAAATGTCTGGCCTTGTGCAGAGCATCACCATACATTAAACTGCTAaagacagatgcatatggaaccCATCTCAATCTCCTCAaccctcttgaggcatcttaggacacatgtccttaaacaagtgacttcatgcctgaatggtagtggccccttttggagtcctgcatcgagtacttgagcaagatcttgtcaatgtacgatgcctgagacaacactagtactttgttcttacgattccgaaagatctgtatacccagaacaaactgagcctctcccaaatttcATTTGGAAATTGGTCGCTAGCAGTTCTTAACTGTAAGGCAGTTAGACCTACATCATCTCCAATGAGTAGTTATACCGTTACATTACaatactaagaaaactactgaaactgTGACAatctcttgtaaacacaaagttTCATCAACgtttttggtcaaagccatacgatctTGAACGCAGGATTCAAATcaaatattccaagattgagacgcatgtttcagcccataaatggaccgatttagtttgcaaacATTTTACTCTTAACCTTGGGCAATGAAATCCTtcaggttgcaccatgtaaatggtctcctcattCAGAAAAGTcgttttgacgtccattttccagatcttataaattataataagtggcaatggacaggaggatgcggattgactttaacatggcaataggtgaaaaagtctcctcatagtcgactccctccacttgggtataaccctttgccacaagtcaagccttgaaggtttgcaccttcccatcagcaccccgtttacgcttgtagatccatttaaacctataggtcttaccccatcaggctgatctacaagatcccatactgagttgaagtacattgactccatctcgagattcatggctttgactcaTTCATCCTGATCAACATCTTcattgccttttgataagacaacggatcctcaacgttgcCATCTACCAACCATAGCTAgaattttcgtgaaacccagatagcgatcaggcgagttcgtaaccctcccactgcgttgaggttctctcaactcttgaggtggaaccgatctaccagatgaactatcatcaacaactttgaCTAATGAAGTAGGTCCAtcgacaactcttgttgaagttttagtagtttcgttggaaagctcatgtaacacgactttactacgtggattgtgcgccctaatatgatcctcttccaggaaagtagcgttcgtggaaacaaacatcCTATTTTcagaggatcataaaagtaacacctttgtgtacctttggggtagcctacaaaga
This genomic window from Benincasa hispida cultivar B227 chromosome 4, ASM972705v1, whole genome shotgun sequence contains:
- the LOC120075816 gene encoding VQ motif-containing protein 9-like, with the protein product MDKNCQTSVESTSTSSSATGRDHNSLNLSKISHKISKATSQSQLRKPCFDAPLNQNHPSFNQNPQNRLQSETPPVQPQQQQNLQAQPQQHQPPVYNINKNDFRDVVQKLTGSPAHERFSNPPPIQPPKPQNSRLQRIRPPPLNTNMPPPQRLPNGFHPPTPLNFGLTGLPMAPLSPLPPLPAVHAAAESPVSAYMRYIQNSITTADANLPPPQGFSPLGPLASSCWNNFTSQQQGSMALPPSSAMLQAHQQFQVAPSSPLGFGRLNSPRSSSHNVLSSPNLMMFPASTGQLGFPQLPVSPTVPASSPRWIGD